The segment ACTTTTTATTACATTCTTTAATGAAAATCCTTTTTTCTTTGTAAAATCGTTCAAAGAATTATAAAAGTTATACAGTGTCAAGTTCAATGATTGGTTAATTTCAGTTACAATAAATTCGAGTATATCTACTGCCAAACCCCTTTTGGAAATTTCACTTATATACTGGTCTTTTTGAAACGGAGCCCTCAATAAGCCATTTCGATTGGTTTTCAAGTGTCGAATTATCTCCTTAATAGCAACATCGTTTCGATTATCTTTTACTAATCTATAAGCTGTAAGTAGTGCTTTCAATAATCTCTCACGATCTTCATCAATACCACTGAAATCTGACCAAACTTCTGTAACCTCTACTTCGTTGATTATTTTTACGGTATTATTATTTCGAGCTAAGATGCAATAATCTTTATTGAGCCTATGCTCTTCTCTCAAGTCATGAAAATGCTTTATTGTTAGTTTTACATCTCCTGTACACTCAATAATTTGAACTTCATTAGCACTGTTTTTTCGGGTGCATTTTTGAATTAAAGAATCACCAGTTCTTAGATGATTTATAAGATCAACAATCTTGGTCCCAGATCTCCTATTATTCTCAATCTCTAATTCCATTTGATTAGGCAAGTAAAAGTCTATAAAGTCTTGTCTGGAAGCCCCTTGAAAGCGATAGATTGACTGTGCTGGATCTCCAATAACTCCTATTACTGTACCAGTGCTCCCTAACCACTTAACTATTTCAGCTTGGGTAGGGCTTGTATCCTGAAATTCATCAATAAACATAAAAGGATACTTTGCACTTAAATGTTCCAGAATCATGGGGTACTTTTCCAATATTTTATATGAGAAATAAAGAACATCTTCATGATGAATCATTCCCTCATTCCAATGTAGTTGTTTGTATACTGGTAAATCCTCGACTTTAATAGAATAATTACCTACTCTTCTTTTGTAGTCTTTTCGGGGTTTCAAGATAAATGAACCTTCCTCAAGGATCCAGTCCAAACTTTCCAGGCATTCTTTTATTTCTTCTTTGTTATTAATATACCGTAGATTATTTACTTCTTTTTGCCACTGAAAAATCTTTCCCCCTGTTGCTATATTTTCAAAGTGTCCATCCAACTTTTCCACATTAACAATTCTTTCATTATTTTCATCAACTAAAAGATGTACATAAGGCTTAACGACATTGATATACAAAAAGCTATGAATAGTAGAGATATCTACTCTGTCAGTATTTGCTCCTAAACGTTTTGACATTTCTTCTGCCCCTACAGCTGTATATGTGATGCATGCTATCCTTGAGTTTGCGGTGAAATTTGAAGCATTCTGAAGAACATTCTTAATATGCCCGATAAGCCAATGTGTTTTCCCCGCTCCTGGACCCGCTATGACTTTAAAATGGCGATTTAGGTCAAGTATTTTTCCATCTGAAGAAATTGTTATCCTTTTATTCATCCCCTTCTCCTCCGCTATTATCTTTTTCAGAAACCCATCTAAATGCCTGTTTTATATGTAAGGGAACATTTATTTCATTTGATTTCTCTTCCAATTTGCTTGCCAAAATGAATGCAAGTTCGCCCTTTTGGTCATTTGCGTATAACAAAAAGCTCGTAGCCATTTTAGCCTTTTCTTTTTCTTCTTCACAAGAAATCATTTCTATAAGTTCATTATCCTTTACTATTTCAATAGATTCGTCGAATAGCCAATCACTTTTATAGTTATCCCAAGCCAAATCATATTCGAATGTTTTGCCTTTTGACTTTTTATAAAAAACATCAACATTAGATGAATGCTTTTTTTGTGCTAATAAATTTTGTAAAGCACCAGAAATGTCTTTGTATTCATAACTGTCCAAATCACTGTTCAGTTCATACGGCCAACATTTTTTCCATCTTCTATGCTTTTGTTTATCGTCATCCCTCTTTTTTTCAATCTTCGTTGGATCGGGATCTACAAGACAAGCTACTCTTTTTTTAAGTGCGAATTTCGTATTCTCTTGCTTAATACCAGCTCCGAATAATTTGATAAAATGCTTAAATGTGAGAGCATCAGCCCTTACGAGAGAAACATGATGTTTTTCTAAATCAGTTCCTTCCCTTTCCGCCAATAAAGGGAGAAGAATAAGCTCCGCCATGCCTTCAACTAATAAAACTGATTTTGAAAATAGCATAGCTGATTTAGTAGCATCAAGAAATCGTTCAACGTATTTTTTAGATTTCTGGTCTTCTTCACTACTTGAAAATACTTTGCTTGGATACTTGGCAAATATTTCACCTTTATCATCTTTTTCTAAACAAATAATTGGTTTCAATCCAACTGCAGATGTAATTTGTGTTGAATGAGTTGTTACAAATATTTGCCTACTAAAACTTTGAGCTTCTACCTCCTCCTTAAGAAACTTCAAAAAATTATATTGTAAAGCTGGATGGAGGTGTGCTTCTGGTTCTTCAATAATTAGAATTGGGAATGCTTTTGCATTCTCACCATATTCATCTGAAGTAATCATCTTGAACTTTGATAATATTAACGATATAAAAATTAAATTATTATATCCCATACCATTATTTATTATCGGGATCTCAATGCCTGTTTTATCTTTGATAATTAAACGCAAGGTTGACAAAACATCACTCTCTTGTAAGTATCCATCTAATGCTGGTGAGCCCCCGACAGAAGCTCCAGTCTTTTTTGCAAATTCAAGAATTTCCTTTTGGTTTACCCTTCCAATTATCCCTTCTACTAATAAATTTGCCTGTTGTGTAAATGTTTTTTGGTTCTGTTTGTCGTCTGTTGCTGTTAAATCTTTCTGATCATTATTAGACAACGAGTCCTTAAAATGTAGGAGTAACTGTTTTAATAGTGTATTTCTTCCTGTAAACATCTTTCTTTCTACATCCCTGAGGGCGTCTAACGTTTCACAATGAATTTTATCTAAGTGCTCTCCTTCTGCACGCATTTTATTTACTATATCTCCACCATAAATCCTTGTAACATATTTTTTCAGAGTTGATTCTAATAATGCCCATCTTTCCTTTTCTTCCGATAGACTTTCATACTTTTCTACATACGCCTTATGTTCCTGTTCAGGCAGAAAATGTTTATAAGTAAGTGTTGCTTCCCAAGGTGTTTCTAATTTAGTCAGCCAGCTTGCTACTATAGCTTTATCTTCTGTAGTATCCTTTGAGGATGATTTTAAAGTTGCCTCAATTGAAATCTCTGGTGGAATTGATAAGTCTACTTTCTTATGAAAATCATCTATTGAAATCATTTTAGAGTTAGATCGGTTAAAGATTAGCTCTAAAGCCTTCGTAAGTGTCGTTTTCCCCGCATTATTGGCCCCAATTATAACGTTTATACCTTCATTGAAGTCAACTTTTATTTCCTTGAAACATCTAAAGTTATTAATCTTTAAACTTGAAATGTACATTTACTTTCCTCCCCTTCGAAATTTTCCGTATAATCAATCCTATAAGAATATGTTATCATAATTAATTCCATTGACGGGACTATTGACGGAATTTATATGTTGGTTAGATGGACATGATAAAATGTAATTTGGTGATCAAAAGCAAGTTGCGAAAACTATTCAAACCTGGCATTTCTTTTATGACAGGAAGTCAGCATCAAAAAAAGGTGCCAAATTATCATGTTTTTAAAATTGATAATTTAGCACCTTCTTTTATTCTGCAAGAATCTCTTCTATCAATCCCCGAATCTCCCTACCTCCACCGCCAAACCCTGCATATAGTTGCACCTTATAAGCAGTAATGCTCCCATCCTGCTTGTTCAACTCATCAATTGCCCACCTGATTTTCCGAACACGATATTTATTTATATCCTCTTTGGATTCCCGCAAAAATTGTTGGGTTCGAACCAATTTCTCATTTTCAAACCATTTCCTCGCACCAATCGTCAATTTGATCCTCCAAGGGGTTACTCTGACGGGCTTTCCACTTTTATTCAAAATAGCCTTTACTGCCTCTTTAGCAAGCATTAAGCACTCTTCATCTTTTTGTTCCCAATCAATAGGATCAGTTCTTGGTTTTCTCGTTTTCACTCTTGGAGTTACTTTCTCATACCATTCACGATCGTATCTAAAAATCCATGTATGCAGACCTTTTCCTATTTCTTTTAATTCGCTTCTGGTTGCCCCTTTGTGTTCTTCAATTATTTTCAGCCACATATTTCTTCTTTCGTTAATATCAAACAGGGGGGTGAACTCTTCAACAATCTTCTGTTTACCAACCACAGTAGTTGTCTGAAAAAGTTCGTCAATATCTACATTGAGAAACTGGAGAAACAGCAGATGCCTTAATGGGCTTCGATTCTTATTGTTGCTTCTTACGAAAAACCTTAACCAATTAGTGGGATTCTCTGGATCAATAGCACTCTGCATGATTTCTAAATAAGCATCTGGGAAGTAAGATAAGAACTTTTCTTGCACATCATTCATGTACAAATTTCCGCTGTCAGAGGCTAAGCCCTTACTCCGCAATTTATCAATATAGAAGCTAATAATAAAATCAAGTTGTTTGCGTGGATAGTCACCCTTCAATAAGCGTTCGGCATTATGGATATATTGAAGATTTAATTCTTTTATTCTTGTCGGGAATGGATCGGTCAAAACCGCTATATCACATACTTCCGCATCTGCACATTTAAAGTCAAATCCGCTTTCCGTACTAAGTACAGTGCTATCTTTTAACAAAACTTCATGCTTTGAACAATATAAAGCACCAACAATTTGGTGGGATCTGCGGAAATAGCTCTCACCATACTTTTTTATATCGTTTTCGAAACAGATTGGACAATATCGTAGATAAATTGGGATTTTCACCTTGCTTCCCCCAAACCCAATTATACTTTCAACTGCCCTTCCTTTACCTTCAGCCATTATTTCATATATAGACTGAGTTTTTCCTTCAGATAAAAATGAAGTGTAAAAGGGAAACATCGTATGTTTCATAATAATTTCCTTTGTCGTTAGCTTTGAAGTCGGAGTCAGATTTTGCACAAAAGCATCAAGATGTTTGGGAAATAATGTTGATTTCATAATGATCAACTTACCAAATATGTCTTTTACCATTGCTTGGTTACTTACCATACCACACATTTGTTTATAACGAGCAATAACACTATACAACAGTTCATCATCATACATTACGGGCAGAAAGTTGATCATGCATCCACACCAACATTCCACTGCACCATGTCATCAATGAAGCCATGCTCTGAGAGAATTTTATAAGGAGTTTCTTCTTGCTTAACTCCATTCTTCAATAGAAGTCTAATGTCACCCTCTGCGTATTCTGTATTCCGCCTCGCCTTTTTTACTTCGGGCATTGTCGCTACGTCTTTTGCGTCATTTTTTCGGGGCTTCTCGTTATTCTTGGCTTTTAACGGCTTACGGGGGTGTTCATTAGCCGACTGAATTGTTGCACTCTCAATCCTTCTTATATCTTCATATTTTGCTATCTTGTAAGGGTTGCCTGAACGTATTGCATTCAGCATCTCCCTCATCAATTTGAACTTTTCGTTGGCAACATTTCGCATAAGTTCAACAGTTAATTCTTCTTTACCCGTCGATATTGCTTTCTGCTGAGAATAAACAAATATCTTTACAATCAAATCGGAAATCCCTTGGGTTTCATCATAGATAACTTTTGAAAACTCCTCTGTAAGCGGAGTGAACTTCTTTGTCCATTGATACCGCCACATAGACTCCAGCAAGAACTTAAACTCATCATTGTAATCCATGTTGTTGAAAATTATTTCCGAATTACCCGTTAGCCTTCTTGCAATTCTTAATTCGTCTCCAAATAGACCATAAGCTCCAGGCGTTCCAATAATAGCAAGATTTACTCCTGAGTTAATAAGACTCACAAAAAAATTCATGATTTGGTCTGCACCACGCCCTTTAATATTCTGGGTTTCATCAATTATTAGTAACCCAAGTCCAATATTCTGAGCAAGTTGTCCAATTAGAGGCAACATCATATCGACTGACGCATTTCTTGATACATATTTTTTATAGTTGTTCGTACCAAGCAACTCGTCAACCCTCATAAAAAACTGCAAGCACAAGGCTTTTAAAGATGATGTTGAAGGTGCATCTAACTTTAACCAAACAAGCTGAATTTGATTAAAATGCTTTCCCCTATACTTGTTATGGATGACGACCTGTGGGATATTGCTTAACACCCGACCAACCGATGTCGTCTTTCCCATGCCTGATAGTCCAATCAAAGTTCCACATCCCGCTGTTGTACGGAAGTTTTGTCTACTATTAATATCAAATGTACGGTTGATGATTTGCTTTCCAGTCTCATGTAAATAGCGTTTATAAGCTGGATCAAATGGATTTCTCGCTAAATAACCCTGTATTAAAAGATTGTTTATCATGTCCCAAATCTCCAAATGAATGGGGAGTGGCTGAAAAAACTGGTATAGTCTACTGATCATTTGTAAGCGATAAACGGATTCCATTTGTCTTTCTTGCTCGGCAAATGATGGATTCATTGCAAGCTTTTTTATAATTGTTGGCTTATCCGCTAATGGAGGCAAAGCTTGTATAAAAGGATTTTGATTAAACTCATCAAGTGGATATTCAGTATAACTTGCCTGTATTGCTTCCATCCCGTTTGGAAGAAAAATTTCCTGCACCAATTCGTATCACACCTCATTCCTATCTCTTAAACTTCTAAACAATGACAATCCATCCCCATCGTTATTTTCAACCAAGATCTCCTCAGATGGCGT is part of the Lysinibacillus sp. FSL K6-0232 genome and harbors:
- a CDS encoding ATP-binding protein, producing the protein MQEIFLPNGMEAIQASYTEYPLDEFNQNPFIQALPPLADKPTIIKKLAMNPSFAEQERQMESVYRLQMISRLYQFFQPLPIHLEIWDMINNLLIQGYLARNPFDPAYKRYLHETGKQIINRTFDINSRQNFRTTAGCGTLIGLSGMGKTTSVGRVLSNIPQVVIHNKYRGKHFNQIQLVWLKLDAPSTSSLKALCLQFFMRVDELLGTNNYKKYVSRNASVDMMLPLIGQLAQNIGLGLLIIDETQNIKGRGADQIMNFFVSLINSGVNLAIIGTPGAYGLFGDELRIARRLTGNSEIIFNNMDYNDEFKFLLESMWRYQWTKKFTPLTEEFSKVIYDETQGISDLIVKIFVYSQQKAISTGKEELTVELMRNVANEKFKLMREMLNAIRSGNPYKIAKYEDIRRIESATIQSANEHPRKPLKAKNNEKPRKNDAKDVATMPEVKKARRNTEYAEGDIRLLLKNGVKQEETPYKILSEHGFIDDMVQWNVGVDA
- a CDS encoding TnsD family Tn7-like transposition protein codes for the protein MYDDELLYSVIARYKQMCGMVSNQAMVKDIFGKLIIMKSTLFPKHLDAFVQNLTPTSKLTTKEIIMKHTMFPFYTSFLSEGKTQSIYEIMAEGKGRAVESIIGFGGSKVKIPIYLRYCPICFENDIKKYGESYFRRSHQIVGALYCSKHEVLLKDSTVLSTESGFDFKCADAEVCDIAVLTDPFPTRIKELNLQYIHNAERLLKGDYPRKQLDFIISFYIDKLRSKGLASDSGNLYMNDVQEKFLSYFPDAYLEIMQSAIDPENPTNWLRFFVRSNNKNRSPLRHLLFLQFLNVDIDELFQTTTVVGKQKIVEEFTPLFDINERRNMWLKIIEEHKGATRSELKEIGKGLHTWIFRYDREWYEKVTPRVKTRKPRTDPIDWEQKDEECLMLAKEAVKAILNKSGKPVRVTPWRIKLTIGARKWFENEKLVRTQQFLRESKEDINKYRVRKIRWAIDELNKQDGSITAYKVQLYAGFGGGGREIRGLIEEILAE
- a CDS encoding ATP-dependent nuclease — encoded protein: MYISSLKINNFRCFKEIKVDFNEGINVIIGANNAGKTTLTKALELIFNRSNSKMISIDDFHKKVDLSIPPEISIEATLKSSSKDTTEDKAIVASWLTKLETPWEATLTYKHFLPEQEHKAYVEKYESLSEEKERWALLESTLKKYVTRIYGGDIVNKMRAEGEHLDKIHCETLDALRDVERKMFTGRNTLLKQLLLHFKDSLSNNDQKDLTATDDKQNQKTFTQQANLLVEGIIGRVNQKEILEFAKKTGASVGGSPALDGYLQESDVLSTLRLIIKDKTGIEIPIINNGMGYNNLIFISLILSKFKMITSDEYGENAKAFPILIIEEPEAHLHPALQYNFLKFLKEEVEAQSFSRQIFVTTHSTQITSAVGLKPIICLEKDDKGEIFAKYPSKVFSSSEEDQKSKKYVERFLDATKSAMLFSKSVLLVEGMAELILLPLLAEREGTDLEKHHVSLVRADALTFKHFIKLFGAGIKQENTKFALKKRVACLVDPDPTKIEKKRDDDKQKHRRWKKCWPYELNSDLDSYEYKDISGALQNLLAQKKHSSNVDVFYKKSKGKTFEYDLAWDNYKSDWLFDESIEIVKDNELIEMISCEEEKEKAKMATSFLLYANDQKGELAFILASKLEEKSNEINVPLHIKQAFRWVSEKDNSGGEGDE
- a CDS encoding ATP-dependent helicase; the encoded protein is MNKRITISSDGKILDLNRHFKVIAGPGAGKTHWLIGHIKNVLQNASNFTANSRIACITYTAVGAEEMSKRLGANTDRVDISTIHSFLYINVVKPYVHLLVDENNERIVNVEKLDGHFENIATGGKIFQWQKEVNNLRYINNKEEIKECLESLDWILEEGSFILKPRKDYKRRVGNYSIKVEDLPVYKQLHWNEGMIHHEDVLYFSYKILEKYPMILEHLSAKYPFMFIDEFQDTSPTQAEIVKWLGSTGTVIGVIGDPAQSIYRFQGASRQDFIDFYLPNQMELEIENNRRSGTKIVDLINHLRTGDSLIQKCTRKNSANEVQIIECTGDVKLTIKHFHDLREEHRLNKDYCILARNNNTVKIINEVEVTEVWSDFSGIDEDRERLLKALLTAYRLVKDNRNDVAIKEIIRHLKTNRNGLLRAPFQKDQYISEISKRGLAVDILEFIVTEINQSLNLTLYNFYNSLNDFTKKKGFSLKNVIKSRFKDFSETILISELLNNIILPEERTSKIRTIHKAKGAEFESVLLYLTDLSDVEKIIKPQIESEKSDDSRILYVALSRAEDLLCIACPPLGSEMKKELDAINIVNTLNLHIN